A genomic window from Ilyobacter polytropus DSM 2926 includes:
- a CDS encoding thioredoxin family protein, translating into MDIKILGTGCKKCNTLTNNVKEAISETTVEASIEKVEDMKDIMGYGVMSTPAVVIDGKVVSTGRVLSVDEVKKLIKE; encoded by the coding sequence ATGGATATTAAAATTTTAGGGACAGGATGTAAAAAATGCAACACTCTTACAAACAACGTAAAGGAGGCTATATCTGAAACTACAGTAGAAGCCTCTATAGAAAAAGTAGAGGACATGAAAGATATTATGGGTTATGGTGTAATGTCCACTCCTGCCGTTGTAATTGATGGTAAAGTTGTGTCAACAGGAAGGGTCTTATCTGTAGACGAAGTAAAGAAACTTATTAAAGAATAG
- a CDS encoding permease yields the protein MLGYIFNFGWLDDLVRMLVENIFKISMDTHLGGSVHFFIFDSIKILILLSIMIFGISYIRSYFSVEKTKQALEKIGGLKAHIAASLFGIVTPFCSCSSVPLFIGFVEGGIPLGVTFSFLITSPIVNEAALVILLGTFGFKVALLYVISGVVIGVLGGYLIHVLKLEKYVEEYVYQMKMGNQEIVELNRKERISFAKENVKDIVSKIWKYLLVGIGIGALIHGWAPEEILSKYAGPDNPLSVIVSTVIAIPLYSNAMGTIPIAEALINKGVGMGTAMAFMMATTALSLPEMILLRKVVKPKLIGIFTGITGVSIIGVGYLFNIII from the coding sequence ATGTTAGGTTATATATTTAATTTTGGTTGGCTAGATGACCTAGTCAGAATGCTTGTGGAAAATATTTTTAAAATATCCATGGACACCCACCTAGGTGGAAGTGTACACTTCTTTATCTTTGACAGTATCAAGATACTAATACTATTGTCTATAATGATATTTGGGATATCTTATATAAGAAGTTATTTTTCTGTGGAAAAAACCAAGCAGGCTTTAGAAAAAATCGGAGGTCTCAAAGCACATATTGCGGCTAGTTTATTTGGGATAGTGACTCCTTTTTGTTCTTGCTCAAGTGTGCCGCTTTTCATAGGTTTTGTAGAGGGTGGGATTCCACTAGGAGTAACCTTTTCCTTTCTCATAACCTCACCAATTGTAAATGAAGCTGCACTAGTAATTTTATTGGGGACATTTGGTTTTAAGGTGGCTCTTTTATATGTGATCTCTGGAGTGGTAATAGGAGTTTTAGGAGGCTACTTAATACACGTCTTAAAATTGGAAAAATATGTAGAAGAGTATGTGTATCAGATGAAAATGGGAAACCAGGAAATAGTAGAGTTAAACCGTAAAGAGAGAATAAGTTTTGCCAAGGAAAATGTAAAAGATATCGTAAGTAAGATATGGAAATATCTTCTTGTGGGAATAGGTATAGGGGCCTTGATTCACGGATGGGCTCCAGAGGAGATTTTATCAAAATATGCAGGTCCTGACAATCCTCTTTCAGTGATTGTTTCTACGGTAATAGCAATACCACTATATTCTAATGCAATGGGAACTATACCAATAGCAGAAGCCCTCATAAACAAAGGGGTTGGAATGGGTACAGCCATGGCCTTCATGATGGCCACCACAGCCTTATCACTTCCTGAGATGATACTCTTGAGAAAAGTTGTTAAACCAAAACTTATAGGTATTTTTACAGGAATAACAGGAGTAAGTATTATAGGTGTAGGATATCTTTTCAATATAATAATATAA
- a CDS encoding ArsR/SmtB family transcription factor: MIIDDFQIKVFKALGHPVRFAIVKKLLEGERCVCQLQEDVDFSQSNLSQHLKILKNSGVLSSEKKGLNVHYKIKRDEIIEVIRLVESFVKKDILEMAEGMK, translated from the coding sequence ATGATCATTGACGATTTTCAGATAAAAGTATTTAAGGCTCTGGGTCACCCTGTGAGATTTGCAATAGTAAAAAAACTTCTAGAAGGGGAAAGATGTGTGTGTCAACTTCAAGAAGACGTTGACTTTTCTCAGTCCAATCTTTCTCAGCATCTAAAGATACTGAAAAACTCCGGAGTCCTTTCCTCAGAAAAAAAAGGACTCAATGTACATTATAAAATAAAAAGGGATGAGATTATAGAGGTAATAAGGTTAGTTGAAAGTTTTGTGAAAAAAGATATCCTTGAGATGGCAGAAGGGATGAAATAA
- a CDS encoding Hsp20/alpha crystallin family protein: MGNLIKKNDFFSPSIFKDFFEDDIFNDRFFHRRGMPPVNVSEDNEKYQIELSVPGIEKENINITRDKDMLTVSYEQKTSDEYRDKNYHKREFQCSSFTRSFNLPPDVDFSKIDSMHHDGVLTIHLPKLENAKREDMVNIEIH; the protein is encoded by the coding sequence ATGGGAAACTTAATTAAAAAAAATGACTTTTTCAGCCCTAGTATTTTCAAAGATTTTTTTGAAGATGATATATTTAACGACAGGTTCTTCCACAGAAGAGGAATGCCGCCTGTAAATGTTTCTGAAGACAATGAAAAATATCAGATTGAGTTGTCTGTTCCTGGAATAGAAAAAGAAAATATCAATATTACCAGGGATAAAGATATGCTTACTGTCTCTTATGAACAAAAGACTTCAGATGAGTACAGAGATAAAAACTATCACAAACGAGAGTTCCAATGCAGTTCTTTCACCAGAAGTTTTAATCTGCCTCCAGATGTGGACTTTTCAAAAATAGACAGTATGCATCATGACGGAGTTTTAACAATACATCTTCCAAAATTAGAAAATGCTAAGAGAGAAGACATGGTAAATATCGAGATACATTAA
- a CDS encoding GerW family sporulation protein, translating into MATKESIDQLFEKFENFIKNKTVIGEPFQIGDITLIPTLSISFGLGSGSEEKTSSKKSFGDGAGMGGRVMPIAMIVIKNGEISVLPINRNTGLDKLIDMVPDLMDKIKEISPESFKKEKEE; encoded by the coding sequence ATGGCCACAAAAGAAAGTATTGATCAACTGTTTGAGAAATTCGAGAATTTCATAAAAAACAAAACTGTCATCGGAGAACCATTTCAGATTGGAGATATTACCTTGATTCCCACCCTTTCCATCTCTTTTGGCTTGGGGTCTGGAAGCGAAGAAAAAACATCCTCTAAAAAAAGCTTTGGAGATGGCGCTGGTATGGGAGGACGTGTGATGCCCATAGCAATGATTGTCATTAAGAATGGGGAGATCAGTGTTCTTCCGATCAATAGAAATACAGGACTTGATAAACTTATAGATATGGTACCAGACTTAATGGATAAAATTAAAGAAATCTCTCCTGAAAGCTTTAAGAAAGAAAAAGAAGAATAA
- a CDS encoding ATP-binding protein: protein MKLKKIILKNFRGYKDIEIPIEKNFNVIVGKNDVGKSTIMEAMEIFFNSNSIKADLGDYNVLASEKSMTIGCCFEVKSSDKIIIDTTNPTTLDKEFLLNNKGLLEIHKIWDCSKSKLTASSLKIYLKVFYPNSIELPLINLKNSELKKLIENSKSSIPNIDTINKTKNAELRKAYYENCLDKETELDNKLIDLNKEDGKKLWESISQNLPLYFLFQSDRQNKDSDNEVQNPLKIETKKVLSEIEEKLNEIKKEVKERVETISNETINYLKEFDKEIASDLKTILNLKAWDSLFNFNLIDNNEIPLNKRGSGVRRLILLSYFMAEAERATKNQNNNDVIYAFEEPENSQHPNYQKMLVESFINLSSTENYQILVTTHTPNIAKFAKPNELIFLDKINNNPFVVKKNKIEKIVETLGILPEVTSKTIVCVEGPNDVNFLININQNIEEFKGIIDLNKVTIMPLQGSNLKNWVDKNYLEGSNIKEIHIYDNDREDYKIKVEKINAEKKFRKGFITEKYEMENYIHPELINDHFEKIICSCKEGECLSCEKWNECDFIERVYSKTKIKSSDFKQILNGKITKNITKEHLIELGAFEEIKTWFKSIRDWA from the coding sequence ATGAAATTAAAAAAAATAATCTTAAAAAATTTTAGAGGATATAAAGATATTGAAATACCAATTGAAAAAAATTTTAATGTCATCGTTGGAAAAAATGATGTCGGAAAATCTACAATTATGGAAGCAATGGAAATTTTTTTTAATTCGAATTCAATTAAAGCTGATTTAGGAGATTATAATGTTCTTGCATCTGAAAAATCGATGACAATTGGATGTTGCTTTGAAGTTAAATCATCCGATAAAATTATTATTGATACAACAAATCCTACAACTTTAGATAAAGAATTTCTATTAAATAATAAAGGGCTACTCGAAATTCATAAAATTTGGGATTGCTCTAAATCTAAATTGACTGCTTCATCTTTAAAAATATATTTAAAAGTATTTTATCCTAATTCAATCGAGTTACCACTTATTAATTTAAAAAATTCCGAACTAAAAAAACTTATAGAAAATTCCAAATCTTCAATTCCTAATATAGATACAATAAATAAAACAAAGAATGCAGAATTAAGAAAAGCTTATTATGAAAATTGCTTAGATAAAGAAACTGAACTTGATAATAAGTTGATTGATTTGAATAAGGAAGATGGTAAAAAGTTATGGGAAAGTATTAGTCAAAATTTGCCGTTGTATTTTTTATTTCAATCAGATAGGCAAAATAAAGATAGTGATAACGAAGTTCAAAATCCTTTAAAAATAGAAACAAAAAAAGTATTGTCTGAAATTGAAGAAAAGCTAAATGAAATAAAAAAAGAAGTTAAAGAAAGAGTTGAAACCATTAGTAATGAAACTATTAATTATTTAAAGGAATTTGATAAGGAAATTGCTAGTGATTTAAAAACTATTCTTAACTTAAAAGCCTGGGATTCATTATTCAATTTTAATTTGATTGACAATAATGAAATCCCTTTGAATAAAAGAGGAAGTGGAGTTAGAAGACTTATTTTACTTAGTTATTTTATGGCAGAAGCAGAAAGGGCAACAAAAAATCAAAATAATAATGATGTAATTTATGCTTTTGAAGAACCTGAAAATTCCCAACATCCAAATTATCAAAAAATGCTAGTTGAATCATTTATTAATTTATCAAGTACAGAGAATTATCAAATTTTAGTAACAACTCATACTCCTAATATTGCAAAATTCGCAAAACCAAATGAATTAATATTCTTAGATAAAATTAATAATAATCCATTTGTTGTCAAAAAAAATAAAATTGAAAAAATTGTTGAAACACTTGGTATTCTTCCGGAAGTTACTTCAAAAACTATTGTTTGTGTTGAAGGTCCAAATGATGTAAATTTTTTAATAAATATTAATCAAAATATTGAGGAATTTAAGGGGATTATTGATTTAAATAAAGTTACAATTATGCCCTTACAGGGATCTAATTTAAAGAATTGGGTTGATAAAAATTATCTCGAAGGTTCGAATATTAAAGAGATACATATTTATGATAATGACAGAGAAGATTATAAAATAAAAGTTGAAAAAATAAATGCAGAAAAAAAATTTAGAAAAGGTTTTATTACGGAAAAATATGAGATGGAAAATTATATTCATCCAGAACTAATAAATGATCATTTCGAGAAAATTATTTGCTCTTGCAAAGAGGGAGAATGCCTTTCGTGTGAAAAATGGAATGAATGTGATTTTATAGAAAGAGTTTATTCAAAAACTAAAATTAAATCATCTGATTTTAAGCAAATATTAAATGGGAAAATTACTAAAAATATTACAAAAGAACATTTAATTGAATTAGGAGCTTTTGAAGAAATAAAAACTTGGTTCAAATCAATTAGAGATTGGGCTTAA
- a CDS encoding IS3 family transposase: MLKEKKITKRELFIFVEIHRNVHSISQICRALEVSRSGFNKFQNNKTTERKKKDQGILDSILEVRKNRHKRSYGAPRLKVELKDEYGIITSERRINRIMKENDISVNSTKKFKTGNEKSKRENITGNIVKRKFKVGRKNEVWVTDITYIWTSEGWLYLSTIMDLFSRRIIAYDIGKRMTSELVIDTLTRSFLLEEPEEELIIHSDQGSQYSSREYSNLVKKLGLIQSMSRRGNCYDNAVIESFHASLKKEMIYVEGLVTKRYMKAMVFDYIEFYNKERRHSFLGNVSPVEFEKIQKKLVLG, encoded by the coding sequence ATTCTCAAGGAAAAAAAGATAACTAAGAGGGAACTCTTTATCTTCGTTGAAATACACAGAAATGTTCATTCTATATCTCAGATATGTAGAGCCCTAGAAGTCTCTCGAAGTGGTTTTAATAAGTTTCAGAATAACAAAACTACTGAGAGAAAGAAAAAGGATCAAGGGATTCTAGATAGTATTCTAGAGGTCAGAAAGAACAGACATAAGAGGAGCTATGGAGCCCCTAGACTAAAGGTTGAGCTCAAAGATGAATATGGCATAATAACAAGCGAAAGACGAATAAATAGAATAATGAAAGAAAATGATATATCAGTTAATTCTACCAAGAAGTTTAAAACAGGAAATGAAAAGAGTAAAAGAGAAAATATCACAGGAAATATTGTAAAAAGAAAATTCAAAGTAGGTAGAAAAAATGAGGTCTGGGTTACAGATATCACATATATTTGGACAAGCGAAGGTTGGCTATATTTAAGCACAATTATGGATCTTTTTTCTAGAAGGATTATCGCCTACGATATAGGTAAGCGCATGACTAGTGAGTTAGTAATAGATACTTTAACAAGGTCATTTTTACTGGAGGAACCAGAGGAAGAACTGATAATTCATAGTGATCAAGGATCGCAATATTCGAGTAGGGAGTACTCTAACCTTGTAAAGAAGCTAGGATTAATCCAATCTATGAGTAGACGTGGGAACTGTTATGATAATGCAGTAATAGAATCCTTTCATGCTTCTTTGAAGAAAGAGATGATTTATGTAGAAGGTTTAGTAACTAAAAGGTATATGAAGGCAATGGTATTTGATTACATAGAATTTTATAATAAAGAGAGGAGACACAGTTTCTTAGGAAATGTCTCCCCTGTTGAGTTTGAAAAAATACAGAAAAAATTGGTGTTAGGTTGA
- a CDS encoding transposase, protein MMEEKRRYARFSEEKQKQIAELSFLKIKTKVELSNEYGITTNTVAAWEKKYFGGPKKDMELSAQDKEIIRLKNLLKEKEEDIEILKKATAIFSRKKR, encoded by the coding sequence ATGATGGAAGAAAAAAGAAGATATGCAAGATTTTCAGAGGAGAAACAGAAGCAAATCGCTGAGCTTTCTTTCCTTAAAATAAAAACAAAGGTAGAGCTATCAAATGAATACGGTATTACCACTAATACTGTTGCTGCCTGGGAAAAGAAATACTTTGGAGGTCCTAAGAAGGACATGGAGTTAAGCGCTCAAGACAAAGAAATTATCAGGTTGAAAAATCTACTTAAGGAAAAAGAAGAGGATATAGAGATCTTAAAAAAGGCTACAGCCATATTCTCAAGGAAAAAAAGATAA
- a CDS encoding AbrB/MazE/SpoVT family DNA-binding domain-containing protein has translation MLEFKDGKCICGTVTVGERGQIVIPKKARDYFDIQPGDQLVVLGDKSKGITVFKAGDLKEFANFILNNANDE, from the coding sequence ATGCTGGAATTCAAAGATGGAAAATGTATCTGTGGGACAGTAACTGTAGGAGAAAGAGGTCAGATAGTTATCCCAAAGAAGGCCAGAGACTATTTTGATATACAGCCTGGAGACCAGTTGGTGGTTTTAGGGGACAAGAGTAAGGGAATTACCGTTTTTAAGGCCGGGGATTTAAAGGAATTTGCAAATTTTATATTAAATAACGCCAATGATGAATAG